The following are encoded together in the Vigna angularis cultivar LongXiaoDou No.4 chromosome 9, ASM1680809v1, whole genome shotgun sequence genome:
- the LOC108346264 gene encoding uncharacterized protein LOC108346264 isoform X1 yields the protein MSLPIEVIQENQLPKMENSEEQEIKEIEKIEKRFSLFSFSRNYPFLILPQLYLETHLDRVIKTEEEKFDDLYDDLELEVYEKWFLKALNDVLPNREEKFDDSYDDLKLEVLEKWRLKARNDVFADAKAKMYDDAIAEMKRKSKMKKGSHPSFKVINIEGEDKAIEGDPEIRIQKKHPKQDHTVWATFFSSEIAMACCLGNPLDKLYKVESIGKVKEQSLINFGEAVSVYAPCITFTAIFFTNFIYTAILTRPLAFRVHANSMLLLLFMYYILAFAEALSSYGVALGSTEVPALMFVCGGAIGPMLLMGSIIMGLKSVFKNQIPSKIG from the exons ATGTCCCTTCCTATTGAAGTTATACAAGAAAATCAGCTCCCAAAAATGGAGAACTCGGAGGAACAGGAAATCAAGGAAATAG AGAAGATTGAGAAGAGATTCAGCTTATTCAGCTTCTCGAGGAATTATCCATTTCTCATTCTT CCGCAACTCTATCTTGAAACTCATCTTGACAGGGTGATTAAAACAGAAGAG GAGAAGTTTGATGATTTATATGATGACCTTGAACTAGAGGTCTATGAG AAATGGTTTCTCAAAGCTCTTAATGATGTTTTACCAAATAGAGAG GAGAAGTTTGATGATTCATATGATGACCTTAAACTAGAGGTCCTTGAG AAATGGCGTCTCAAAGCTCGTAATGATGTTTTTGCAGATGCAAAGGCAAAG ATGTATGATGACGCTATTGCTGAGATGAAAAGAAAGTCAAAG ATGAAGAAGGGATCTCATCCTTCCTTTAAAGTGATAAATATTGAGGGAGAAGATAAGGCAATTGAAGGAGATCCAGAGATCAGAATTCAGAAGAAACATCCTAAACAAGATCATACTGTATGGGCAACCTTCTTCAGCTCAGAAATTGCCATGGCATGTTGTTTGGGCAATCCTTTGGACAAGTTATACAAAGTGGAAAGCATTGGTAAGGTGAAGGAGCAATCACTTATAAATTTTGGAGAAGCAGTTTCTGTCTATGCTCCATGCATAACATTTACTGCAATATTCTTCACGAACTTCATTTACACAGCGATTCTTACACGACCATTGGCTTTTCGTGTGCATGCAAACTCAATGCTGCTGCTACTTTTCATGTATTACATTTTAGCATTTGCAGAAGCATTGTCTAGTTATGGTGTTGCCTTGGGTTCAACCGAAGTTCCTGCTCTTATGTTTGTCTGTGGAGGGGCAATTGGCCCAATGCTGCTTATGGGCTCCATCATCATGGGGCTGAAGTCTGTCTTTAAAAACCAGATTCCCTCTAAAATAGGTTAA
- the LOC108346264 gene encoding uncharacterized protein LOC108346264 isoform X2, which produces MSLPIEVIQENQLPKMENSEEQEIKEIEKIEKRFSLFSFSRNYPFLILPQLYLETHLDRVIKTEEKWFLKALNDVLPNREEKFDDSYDDLKLEVLEKWRLKARNDVFADAKAKMYDDAIAEMKRKSKMKKGSHPSFKVINIEGEDKAIEGDPEIRIQKKHPKQDHTVWATFFSSEIAMACCLGNPLDKLYKVESIGKVKEQSLINFGEAVSVYAPCITFTAIFFTNFIYTAILTRPLAFRVHANSMLLLLFMYYILAFAEALSSYGVALGSTEVPALMFVCGGAIGPMLLMGSIIMGLKSVFKNQIPSKIG; this is translated from the exons ATGTCCCTTCCTATTGAAGTTATACAAGAAAATCAGCTCCCAAAAATGGAGAACTCGGAGGAACAGGAAATCAAGGAAATAG AGAAGATTGAGAAGAGATTCAGCTTATTCAGCTTCTCGAGGAATTATCCATTTCTCATTCTT CCGCAACTCTATCTTGAAACTCATCTTGACAGGGTGATTAAAACAGAAGAG AAATGGTTTCTCAAAGCTCTTAATGATGTTTTACCAAATAGAGAG GAGAAGTTTGATGATTCATATGATGACCTTAAACTAGAGGTCCTTGAG AAATGGCGTCTCAAAGCTCGTAATGATGTTTTTGCAGATGCAAAGGCAAAG ATGTATGATGACGCTATTGCTGAGATGAAAAGAAAGTCAAAG ATGAAGAAGGGATCTCATCCTTCCTTTAAAGTGATAAATATTGAGGGAGAAGATAAGGCAATTGAAGGAGATCCAGAGATCAGAATTCAGAAGAAACATCCTAAACAAGATCATACTGTATGGGCAACCTTCTTCAGCTCAGAAATTGCCATGGCATGTTGTTTGGGCAATCCTTTGGACAAGTTATACAAAGTGGAAAGCATTGGTAAGGTGAAGGAGCAATCACTTATAAATTTTGGAGAAGCAGTTTCTGTCTATGCTCCATGCATAACATTTACTGCAATATTCTTCACGAACTTCATTTACACAGCGATTCTTACACGACCATTGGCTTTTCGTGTGCATGCAAACTCAATGCTGCTGCTACTTTTCATGTATTACATTTTAGCATTTGCAGAAGCATTGTCTAGTTATGGTGTTGCCTTGGGTTCAACCGAAGTTCCTGCTCTTATGTTTGTCTGTGGAGGGGCAATTGGCCCAATGCTGCTTATGGGCTCCATCATCATGGGGCTGAAGTCTGTCTTTAAAAACCAGATTCCCTCTAAAATAGGTTAA